One genomic segment of Nitrospira sp. includes these proteins:
- a CDS encoding beta-propeller fold lactonase family protein, translating into MKKSLSIMYALSGLFLLTGCPSDGGGVGGNFTLGAGAASTKYAYVVNNNNAGSGTLSIYSANTGTGALTLLSASTVLGTDPQSVTVDPTGRFVYVVNKGLSSVTPYTLDTSTGLLSAGSTVTATLSGPTSLVVDPRGRFAYVGNATTNDVSVFTIDQTAGALTVGTAVAAGTAPSSVAVDPTGRFVYVTNANTSDVSAFTISSSTGALSSVAGSPFLAGSSPSSVTVEPTGRFVYVANANANTISVFSVDQSSGALSLGSSASTVTGPQSVSVDPAGRFLYVVTNVASDNVRVFSIAPTTGALSEVSGSPFDAGDFPKSVSVDPSGRFLYVANRNSNNVSVFAIDAATGVLTAGVSIGAGTTPVSVAVANPQQRFAYAANSTGGTVSVFSGDKDSGVLNAGTAVSSGTGPRSVAVDPTGRFVYAGNTTSNNVSVYTINQTTGALTAGTAVAAGTAPSSVAVDPTGRFVYVTNSGSNTISKFNVDGSTGALTSQATVAAGSGPASVATTGRLASRR; encoded by the coding sequence ATGAAGAAATCGTTGTCGATTATGTACGCGTTGTCAGGACTGTTTCTTCTCACCGGCTGTCCAAGCGACGGCGGCGGGGTCGGCGGGAATTTCACATTGGGGGCAGGAGCGGCTTCCACTAAATATGCGTATGTCGTGAATAATAACAACGCTGGATCAGGAACGCTTTCAATTTATAGTGCGAATACGGGGACTGGCGCACTGACTTTACTTTCCGCCTCAACAGTGCTCGGAACAGACCCTCAGTCTGTGACCGTGGATCCTACTGGAAGGTTTGTGTATGTCGTGAACAAGGGCTTGAGCTCTGTCACGCCGTATACGTTGGATACCTCCACGGGGCTGCTTTCTGCAGGTAGTACTGTAACGGCGACGCTCTCTGGGCCTACGTCTCTGGTGGTTGACCCGAGGGGCCGCTTTGCGTATGTGGGGAACGCTACGACCAACGACGTGTCCGTGTTTACGATCGATCAAACGGCGGGCGCGTTGACGGTGGGGACGGCGGTAGCAGCGGGGACGGCGCCGAGCAGTGTGGCGGTGGACCCCACAGGGCGGTTTGTGTATGTGACGAACGCTAATACGAGTGATGTGTCTGCCTTCACCATCAGCTCGAGTACTGGAGCATTGAGCAGTGTTGCCGGATCGCCGTTCCTAGCTGGTTCGTCGCCGAGCTCTGTGACTGTCGAGCCGACGGGACGGTTTGTGTACGTGGCAAATGCGAACGCTAATACGATTTCAGTGTTTAGCGTTGATCAAAGTAGTGGGGCGTTATCGCTTGGATCGTCTGCTTCTACCGTAACCGGGCCGCAATCGGTGTCTGTTGATCCAGCGGGGAGATTTCTCTATGTAGTAACCAACGTGGCTTCCGACAATGTACGTGTGTTTTCAATCGCTCCGACTACGGGGGCTTTGTCGGAAGTCTCCGGTTCACCATTTGATGCCGGCGATTTCCCCAAGTCCGTGTCTGTCGATCCAAGTGGCCGGTTTCTCTACGTGGCAAACAGAAACTCGAACAACGTGTCGGTGTTCGCTATTGATGCGGCGACGGGCGTACTGACCGCTGGGGTATCGATTGGGGCAGGCACGACTCCTGTATCTGTGGCTGTTGCCAATCCACAGCAACGATTTGCGTATGCTGCCAACAGCACTGGCGGTACGGTGTCTGTGTTTTCTGGGGACAAAGACAGTGGCGTCTTAAATGCAGGAACAGCAGTTTCCTCTGGCACCGGACCCCGGAGCGTGGCGGTGGATCCGACGGGCCGGTTTGTGTATGCGGGGAATACGACGTCGAACAACGTGTCGGTCTATACGATCAATCAAACGACGGGCGCGTTGACGGCGGGGACGGCGGTAGCAGCGGGGACGGCGCCGAGCAGCGTGGCGGTGGATCCGACGGGCCGGTTTGTGTATGTGACGAATTCAGGGTCGAATACGATTTCGAAGTTCAACGTCGACGGAAGTACTGGGGCGTTAACCAGCCAGGCTACGGTAGCAGCGGGTAGTGGTCCGGCATCAGTTGCGACAACCGGACGTTTAGCCTCTCGTCGCTAG
- a CDS encoding CPBP family intramembrane metalloprotease: MIAASRPEGDQTGFAETGRAETPSPFNGPDRPRFSFGVSLFAATLLLSALGALLWLSSNSPKLDRFEDPERALDLMVSRTMEAQDGLLLAPDWQQRVTEWTAGSNDVERAQAIQWYQELVAATASPEAKLRLAILQVESGHPSEALAAANIWAEEDAPLSLYAAFIDAAYGEGSLTSEREVELQSALAEVLPAGWFYNHLAAALAERAGDVALGATVREQMHARGARVQGFSQVLTGLELLGLICGSLMLLRFAWLGIRGVDGLRLHQPGVPPPWPGGIGTAVLLRGGALGAVLSLAFISMAPAENVSLRAVAIPMANLPLLGMAYYYLLRPSGLSFLTGFGLQIQWRQVGRLAGVVLAVVAAGLWGEWVMGRLAESLHLANHWTEWFDPDLVWASGSVLTISLLEYVVFAPLFEELAFRGILYAILRRRLNPLPAALLSASIFALAHGYGLIGFLSVLWSGVLWAWLYERTGSLIPGMIAHATNNLLVCLAVMALLR, from the coding sequence ATGATTGCTGCAAGCAGACCAGAGGGCGACCAGACAGGTTTCGCCGAAACAGGAAGGGCCGAGACGCCATCGCCATTTAACGGGCCCGATCGCCCGCGCTTTTCGTTCGGGGTCAGTCTGTTTGCTGCGACGCTGCTCCTCTCGGCGTTGGGGGCGCTGCTCTGGCTGTCCTCCAATTCACCCAAGCTTGATCGATTCGAGGATCCTGAGCGGGCGCTGGACCTGATGGTCAGCCGGACGATGGAGGCGCAAGACGGCTTGCTGCTGGCGCCGGACTGGCAGCAGCGAGTGACGGAGTGGACGGCCGGCAGCAATGATGTCGAGCGGGCGCAGGCGATCCAGTGGTACCAAGAACTTGTGGCCGCGACCGCCTCGCCGGAAGCGAAATTGCGATTGGCGATTCTGCAGGTCGAATCCGGTCATCCGTCGGAAGCGCTGGCTGCGGCCAACATCTGGGCCGAGGAGGATGCGCCGCTGTCTCTCTACGCAGCGTTCATCGACGCCGCCTATGGCGAGGGCTCGCTCACGAGCGAACGCGAAGTGGAGTTGCAGTCTGCCTTGGCTGAGGTTCTCCCGGCCGGATGGTTCTACAATCATCTCGCGGCAGCCTTGGCTGAGCGAGCGGGTGACGTGGCCTTGGGCGCGACCGTGCGCGAACAGATGCATGCCCGCGGGGCGCGGGTTCAAGGGTTCTCGCAAGTGCTCACGGGCCTGGAGCTGCTGGGGTTGATCTGCGGATCCCTCATGCTGCTGCGATTTGCCTGGCTCGGGATTCGAGGGGTCGATGGCCTGCGTTTGCATCAGCCCGGGGTGCCGCCGCCCTGGCCAGGAGGCATCGGCACGGCAGTACTCTTGCGGGGCGGGGCACTGGGCGCGGTGCTCTCGTTGGCATTCATTTCAATGGCGCCCGCAGAGAATGTCTCGCTGCGCGCCGTCGCGATTCCGATGGCGAACCTGCCGCTGTTGGGGATGGCGTACTACTATCTGCTCAGACCATCGGGGCTGAGTTTCCTTACCGGGTTTGGCTTGCAGATCCAGTGGAGGCAGGTCGGGCGGCTGGCGGGTGTGGTGCTCGCGGTGGTGGCGGCCGGGTTGTGGGGCGAGTGGGTGATGGGGCGGCTCGCCGAGTCGTTGCACCTGGCCAACCACTGGACGGAATGGTTCGACCCTGATCTGGTCTGGGCCTCGGGCTCGGTGTTGACGATCAGCTTGCTGGAGTATGTGGTCTTTGCGCCGCTTTTCGAAGAGCTGGCGTTTCGCGGCATCTTGTATGCGATCCTCCGCCGCCGCTTGAATCCATTGCCGGCGGCACTCCTCAGCGCCTCTATTTTCGCTCTGGCGCACGGGTACGGGCTCATCGGCTTTCTCAGCGTGCTGTGGAGCGGCGTGCTCTGGGCCTGGCTCTATGAGCGGACCGGCAGCTTAATCCCCGGCATGATCGCGCATGCAACGAACAATCTGCTGGTGTGTCTGGCCGTCATGGCCCTGCTCCGCTGA
- a CDS encoding alanine--glyoxylate aminotransferase family protein: protein MMRDFVPPRRLLLGPGPSMVHPRVLQVLATPLLGHLDPAFLGVMNDVQQLLRFVFATANPYTIAVSGTGSAGMEAAMVNVVEPGDAVIVGVNGVFGTRLATIVERCGGKAIRMEIPWGQVIPPDMIESALRRSGPVKAVAIVHAETSTGACQPLETIGSLCRDHNALLIVDAVTSLGGIPVDVDRLGIDVCYSATQKCLSCPPGLAPLTVSPRALSVIKGRRTPCQSWYLDLALVAEYWAEVSRAYHHTAPISMIYALREALRLVEEEGLPARIARHRLNSEALVAGLMELELMPLPLAEHRLPMLTCVTVPPHIDDAVVRQQLLQIYGIEIGGGLGPLKGKVWRIGLMGESSTEANVLTFLNALEEVLIRFGWLSTPGVALQAAARVYSRTVRKEYRA, encoded by the coding sequence ATGATGCGTGACTTTGTTCCTCCCCGGCGCCTGTTGCTCGGCCCCGGTCCCAGCATGGTGCATCCCCGTGTCCTGCAGGTCCTTGCCACGCCATTGCTCGGCCATCTCGATCCCGCGTTCCTCGGGGTCATGAACGATGTGCAGCAGTTGCTCCGGTTTGTGTTCGCCACCGCCAATCCGTATACCATCGCCGTGTCCGGAACCGGATCGGCCGGGATGGAAGCGGCCATGGTCAACGTGGTGGAGCCTGGCGATGCCGTCATCGTCGGCGTCAACGGGGTCTTCGGCACGCGGCTCGCGACCATCGTCGAACGATGCGGCGGCAAAGCGATCAGGATGGAGATACCCTGGGGCCAGGTCATTCCTCCGGATATGATTGAGTCGGCCTTGCGCCGTTCAGGACCGGTGAAAGCCGTGGCGATAGTCCATGCGGAAACGTCAACCGGCGCGTGCCAACCGCTTGAGACGATCGGCTCGCTGTGCCGGGACCATAATGCACTGCTTATCGTCGATGCCGTCACCTCGCTCGGCGGCATTCCGGTCGATGTGGACCGCCTGGGGATCGATGTCTGTTACAGCGCGACGCAGAAATGTCTGAGCTGCCCGCCTGGACTGGCGCCGCTCACAGTGAGTCCACGAGCCCTGTCCGTCATCAAAGGCCGTCGCACCCCCTGCCAAAGCTGGTACCTGGATCTGGCGCTGGTCGCCGAGTACTGGGCCGAAGTGTCCCGCGCCTATCATCACACCGCACCAATATCGATGATTTACGCACTGCGCGAAGCGCTGCGACTGGTGGAGGAGGAAGGACTGCCCGCCCGCATTGCGCGTCACCGGCTCAACAGCGAAGCCTTAGTCGCCGGGCTCATGGAGCTGGAGCTCATGCCGCTTCCCCTCGCGGAGCATCGGCTCCCGATGTTAACCTGTGTCACGGTCCCTCCGCATATCGATGACGCCGTAGTCCGCCAACAGCTGCTCCAGATCTACGGTATTGAGATCGGCGGAGGACTGGGTCCGCTCAAAGGCAAGGTCTGGCGTATCGGATTGATGGGGGAGTCCAGCACGGAAGCGAACGTCTTGACGTTCTTGAATGCCCTTGAAGAAGTATTGATCCGATTCGGCTGGCTCTCGACGCCGGGGGTCGCGCTGCAAGCCGCCGCGCGGGTCTATAGCCGCACTGTGCGAAAGGAGTACCGAGCATGA
- a CDS encoding DUF3365 domain-containing protein translates to MSRPLLVVLGAVVFALMSVILFWVFKLTMANSMKTDMVSPEKVAAFIQALLEANRNNYTDNVVVKLQKEGIQAHEHWKDERGVALPAQYLMESGRLVAMKDLKFSFRLASLTPIYVWNGPNSDFERLGLAAVDKNPDKPHYGYITKGGTRYFQAIYADRAGSQACVDCHNQHSNSPRRDFKLNDVMGGIVITFPVGE, encoded by the coding sequence ATGAGCCGTCCGCTCTTAGTGGTGCTAGGGGCCGTGGTCTTCGCGTTGATGAGTGTCATCCTTTTCTGGGTCTTCAAGCTGACGATGGCCAATTCCATGAAGACGGATATGGTCTCCCCTGAAAAAGTGGCGGCATTTATCCAAGCCCTGCTCGAAGCCAATCGCAACAACTATACGGACAATGTCGTGGTGAAACTGCAGAAAGAAGGGATTCAGGCGCACGAACATTGGAAAGACGAACGCGGCGTCGCCTTGCCCGCCCAGTATCTGATGGAATCCGGCCGACTGGTGGCGATGAAAGACCTGAAGTTTTCGTTCCGCCTGGCCAGCCTCACGCCGATCTATGTCTGGAACGGCCCCAACAGCGACTTTGAACGCCTCGGCCTCGCCGCGGTGGACAAGAACCCTGACAAACCGCACTACGGCTACATCACCAAGGGCGGCACGCGCTACTTCCAAGCCATTTATGCCGACCGGGCCGGCTCCCAAGCCTGCGTCGATTGCCACAACCAGCACTCCAACAGCCCACGCCGCGATTTCAAGTTGAACGATGTGATGGGCGGCATCGTCATTACCTTCCCAGTCGGAGAATAA
- a CDS encoding amidohydrolase family protein — MAIAIQHVRLIDGTGYTIERATVLIRGSKIVATGSSRTMTIPKGVTKINGRGLTVIPGLIDCHVHLCLGGEPDVVATVESDTPSMTLLKSARHARQTVESGFTTVRDVGSRDHSIFALKHAIDAGILPGPRIVGAGLAICMIGGHARFIGQEVEGIEQVQRAVDAQLAAGAGVIKVIASGGVLTPGTSPDQAQMTMDELTAAVATARRAQKKVAAHAHGASGMKNAIRAGVHSIEHATLLDDEAGELMKTHGVYMVPTLSALSTTAAGRPGCGIPVSALDKAKAMTKRHQASFKKAHQSGLCIAMGTDAGTPFNYHGDNAQELERMVAFGMSPMEAILASTAAAARLIGIHDTVGTLMRGRQADLVIVDGNPLKRIEYLRDRSRIMGVMQAGKFVAGPLSET, encoded by the coding sequence ATGGCCATCGCCATTCAGCATGTTCGCCTTATTGACGGAACCGGCTACACGATCGAACGCGCCACGGTTCTGATCCGCGGCAGTAAGATCGTCGCCACGGGGTCGAGCCGCACCATGACGATCCCGAAAGGCGTGACCAAAATCAACGGCCGCGGCCTGACGGTCATTCCCGGCTTGATCGACTGTCACGTGCACCTCTGTCTGGGAGGAGAGCCGGACGTCGTCGCCACGGTCGAGTCGGATACTCCTTCCATGACGCTGTTGAAATCGGCGCGCCATGCAAGACAAACCGTCGAATCGGGCTTCACGACCGTCCGCGATGTCGGCTCGCGCGACCACTCCATCTTTGCGTTGAAACACGCCATCGATGCGGGAATCCTGCCGGGCCCCCGCATTGTCGGCGCCGGTCTCGCGATCTGTATGATCGGCGGCCATGCCCGATTCATCGGACAGGAAGTCGAGGGAATCGAGCAGGTGCAGCGGGCCGTCGACGCACAGCTCGCGGCCGGAGCCGGAGTGATTAAAGTCATCGCCTCGGGCGGGGTGCTTACTCCCGGGACATCACCCGATCAGGCGCAGATGACCATGGATGAACTCACGGCCGCCGTCGCGACCGCCCGCCGGGCGCAGAAGAAAGTCGCAGCCCACGCCCACGGGGCGTCCGGCATGAAAAACGCGATTCGCGCGGGCGTCCACTCCATCGAACACGCCACCTTGCTCGACGACGAAGCCGGCGAGCTGATGAAAACGCACGGCGTCTATATGGTCCCGACGCTCTCCGCCCTCTCGACCACCGCAGCAGGACGGCCGGGTTGCGGCATTCCCGTCAGCGCGCTCGATAAAGCCAAAGCGATGACCAAGCGCCATCAAGCGAGCTTCAAGAAGGCCCATCAGAGCGGACTCTGCATTGCCATGGGCACCGATGCCGGAACCCCCTTCAACTACCACGGAGACAATGCGCAGGAACTGGAACGGATGGTGGCGTTCGGCATGAGCCCGATGGAAGCGATTCTCGCCTCAACCGCGGCCGCCGCGCGCTTGATCGGCATCCATGACACGGTTGGCACTCTGATGCGAGGCCGGCAGGCGGATCTGGTTATCGTGGATGGCAACCCGCTCAAGCGGATTGAGTACTTGCGGGACCGCAGCAGAATCATGGGAGTGATGCAGGCGGGCAAGTTCGTCGCAGGACCGCTCTCGGAGACGTAA
- a CDS encoding DnaJ domain-containing protein — protein sequence MKARAIVSRMAQMDYYRVLGVSREASDDEIKKAYRKLVFQHHPDRNPDAKDAEAKIREINAAYEIVGDAEKRRSYDRLYWGDEPRADFVDLSAIFHEMEQKLFDEGRKELFALLVKNVARVKAELAVLRERTVAAQGYDTFKEDLVAERGAEVMDEFLTEEMEARKGRLVEVAAEMMVSQGVVKKSDEGGFRSMRGQLEDSFRKGRIHGYASALELFYERR from the coding sequence ATGAAAGCTCGTGCTATAGTTTCGCGCATGGCGCAAATGGACTACTACCGTGTGTTGGGCGTCTCGCGGGAGGCTTCCGACGACGAGATCAAGAAGGCCTATCGAAAGCTCGTCTTCCAGCATCATCCCGATCGAAACCCCGATGCCAAAGATGCGGAGGCAAAGATCCGCGAGATCAACGCGGCCTATGAGATTGTCGGCGATGCGGAGAAACGGCGCAGCTATGACCGGCTTTATTGGGGAGACGAGCCTCGCGCGGACTTCGTGGATCTGTCCGCCATTTTCCATGAGATGGAGCAGAAGCTCTTCGATGAGGGGCGAAAAGAGCTGTTTGCGCTGCTCGTGAAGAATGTGGCCAGAGTGAAAGCCGAGTTGGCTGTCCTGCGCGAGCGGACCGTGGCGGCGCAGGGCTATGACACGTTTAAAGAGGATCTGGTCGCAGAACGGGGGGCGGAAGTGATGGATGAGTTTCTCACCGAGGAGATGGAAGCACGCAAGGGGCGACTTGTCGAGGTGGCCGCGGAGATGATGGTATCGCAAGGAGTGGTGAAGAAGAGCGACGAAGGCGGGTTTCGCTCAATGCGTGGACAGCTGGAGGACAGCTTCAGAAAAGGCCGCATTCACGGATACGCGTCAGCCCTGGAGCTCTTTTACGAGAGACGCTGA
- a CDS encoding CBS domain-containing protein produces the protein MEVVTTHHNADFDGLASMVAVRKLSPDVRLVLSGGAQEAVHAFLLAHDLNLTKLKDLDLAQVTKLILVDTHDPDRIGPFKQCWLDPKVEVQVFDHHGADPRGIGAPSIGKSIDQVIETVGATATMLIERVREAGVPLTPVEATVLALGLYDETGAFTYSSTTPRDLQAAAFLIGAGADLKLIAQTLHQPLDPNIVALLNDLLQHSEVHYLEGRKVLVATSTFDRDRVEAAEAVHQLAELEGVDAILVVVMNEEHVEVIGRSRAPEIDVGWIAQEFGGGGHAVAAAAIVKGQTLTEVKERLVQLLTQRYRPTLLAKDVMTKPVKTVSGDATVTETEQRMTNYGVNVLPVLDGKDRYAGLVSREQIQKALFHRLGKLTAADILQADQFTANPDTDFHAIEQAMLERNQRFVPILEGTKVVGVITRTDLLRAWHDDVLRSLKMRPKVTDPAGVPGPLHHRNLKRPLQEKLPAPLFTLLKEAGQLADRLDLPLYVVGGCVRDLLLGIENLDLDLVVEGDGIAFARKLAAEQSARVTVHERFGTAVIVLPNGFKLDVATARTEYYEYPTALPTVEQSSIKKDLYRRDFTINALAVRLNGRGFGEVLDFYGGQRDLKNQAIRVLHSLSFVEDPTRVFRAVRFETRFGFHLGKDTLALVKAAVKMALFQKLSGHRLLEELKALCSEREPKSGLKRLAELDLLRFIHPKLVWTSRLEKLLLAVEETLDWYRLLYLDRKLEAWLVYMMVIAAVLPDRGVTELLKRFPFSERESTTLKAMRGGAHRLLRQLSKQPPLKPSGVCRILEGVQDEALVAIMAQSPSERVKRLVSAYLTAWRQAKPRLTGKELQAMGIKPGPIYGKVLAQLRDAHLDGLVKTETEERSFIEKLIRR, from the coding sequence ATGGAAGTCGTGACGACTCACCACAACGCGGACTTCGACGGATTGGCCTCGATGGTCGCCGTGCGCAAGTTGTCCCCCGATGTACGGCTGGTACTGTCCGGCGGGGCACAGGAAGCGGTGCATGCCTTTCTCCTGGCGCACGACCTGAATCTCACCAAGCTCAAAGATCTCGATCTTGCACAAGTGACGAAGTTGATTCTGGTCGATACCCATGACCCCGATCGTATTGGTCCATTCAAACAATGTTGGCTGGATCCGAAGGTCGAGGTGCAGGTCTTCGATCATCATGGAGCAGACCCCAGAGGGATCGGGGCTCCATCGATCGGGAAATCCATCGATCAGGTGATCGAGACCGTCGGGGCGACGGCGACGATGCTGATTGAACGGGTGCGAGAGGCAGGTGTCCCGCTCACGCCGGTGGAAGCGACGGTCCTGGCGCTCGGCCTCTACGATGAAACCGGGGCATTCACATACTCCTCGACCACTCCGCGCGATCTGCAGGCCGCGGCGTTTCTCATCGGCGCCGGGGCCGATCTGAAGCTCATCGCTCAGACGCTGCACCAGCCGCTTGATCCGAATATTGTCGCGTTGCTGAACGATCTCCTGCAGCACAGTGAGGTGCACTATCTGGAAGGCCGGAAGGTGCTGGTGGCAACGAGCACCTTCGATCGCGATCGTGTGGAAGCGGCCGAAGCGGTGCATCAGTTGGCCGAGCTTGAAGGGGTGGACGCCATCTTGGTCGTCGTGATGAACGAGGAGCATGTGGAAGTGATCGGCCGCAGCCGCGCGCCGGAGATCGATGTCGGATGGATCGCGCAGGAGTTCGGCGGGGGGGGGCATGCAGTGGCGGCGGCCGCGATTGTCAAAGGGCAGACGCTCACAGAAGTGAAGGAGCGGCTCGTCCAGTTGTTGACGCAGCGGTACCGGCCGACGCTGTTGGCCAAGGATGTCATGACCAAGCCGGTCAAGACGGTCAGCGGAGACGCCACCGTAACTGAAACGGAACAGCGCATGACCAACTACGGCGTGAACGTTCTGCCGGTGCTGGATGGCAAAGACCGGTATGCCGGGTTGGTCAGCCGAGAGCAAATACAGAAGGCGCTGTTCCATCGATTGGGCAAGCTGACGGCGGCCGACATTCTTCAAGCGGATCAGTTCACCGCGAATCCCGACACCGACTTCCATGCCATCGAGCAGGCGATGTTGGAGCGCAATCAGCGATTCGTGCCGATTCTTGAGGGCACGAAAGTGGTCGGGGTCATTACACGTACGGATCTGCTCAGGGCGTGGCATGACGATGTCCTGCGCTCCTTGAAGATGCGCCCGAAAGTTACGGACCCGGCCGGCGTGCCAGGGCCGCTGCATCACCGCAATCTCAAGCGACCCCTTCAAGAAAAGTTGCCGGCGCCCCTCTTCACGCTGCTCAAGGAAGCCGGGCAGTTGGCGGACCGGCTGGATTTGCCGCTGTATGTGGTGGGCGGCTGCGTGCGGGATCTGTTGCTCGGGATCGAAAACCTCGATCTCGATCTGGTTGTCGAGGGGGATGGAATCGCGTTTGCGCGAAAGTTGGCAGCGGAGCAGTCGGCGCGCGTCACGGTGCATGAGCGATTCGGGACCGCAGTCATCGTCCTGCCGAACGGGTTCAAGCTTGATGTGGCCACCGCCCGAACCGAGTACTACGAATATCCGACTGCGCTTCCCACCGTCGAGCAAAGCTCGATTAAGAAAGACTTGTATCGCCGAGATTTTACGATCAACGCGCTGGCGGTTCGTTTGAATGGCCGTGGATTCGGAGAGGTGCTCGATTTCTATGGCGGTCAGCGGGATCTGAAGAATCAGGCCATCCGCGTGCTCCATAGTCTCAGTTTTGTCGAAGATCCCACGCGCGTGTTCCGTGCGGTCCGCTTTGAGACCAGGTTCGGGTTCCATCTTGGGAAAGACACTTTGGCGCTGGTGAAGGCGGCCGTCAAGATGGCGCTCTTCCAAAAACTCTCCGGCCACCGGCTCTTGGAAGAATTGAAGGCGCTCTGTTCAGAGCGGGAGCCGAAGTCGGGATTGAAGCGGTTGGCGGAGCTTGATCTGCTGCGATTCATCCATCCGAAGCTCGTCTGGACCTCACGGCTCGAGAAGTTGCTGCTCGCCGTCGAGGAAACACTCGATTGGTACCGGCTGCTCTATCTGGATCGCAAGCTGGAGGCCTGGCTGGTCTATATGATGGTGATCGCAGCGGTCCTGCCCGACCGTGGCGTGACGGAGTTGTTGAAACGGTTTCCCTTCAGTGAGCGCGAATCGACGACATTGAAAGCCATGCGGGGAGGAGCCCATCGGTTGCTACGACAGCTGAGCAAGCAACCACCGCTGAAACCATCCGGGGTCTGCCGGATATTGGAGGGTGTGCAGGATGAAGCGCTGGTGGCCATCATGGCCCAGAGCCCGTCCGAACGGGTGAAGCGGCTAGTGTCGGCGTATCTCACGGCCTGGAGACAGGCTAAGCCTCGGCTCACCGGGAAAGAACTTCAAGCAATGGGCATCAAGCCGGGACCGATCTACGGCAAGGTGCTCGCACAGCTTCGTGACGCGCACTTGGATGGGCTGGTCAAGACAGAGACAGAAGAGCGGTCGTTCATCGAGAAGCTGATCCGCCGTTGA
- a CDS encoding TIGR04283 family arsenosugar biosynthesis glycosyltransferase → MVSVIIPAYNEEKALPATLQALVVQPGDYEVILVDGGSTDRTAELAGAVPAVRVLTAPKGRASQMNAGAVIAQGEWLLFLHADTLLPSGAIQRLNEMEFETAIQAGGFMHQFSGDDWRLKLISLLDNIRCIRSRIIYGDQALFVRRALFEQLGGFPSRPILEDVAFCERLITVTTPLLLSPPVVTDARKFLKMGVWRSFLRVLLIILHVEFRLPVLPRAFFQDIR, encoded by the coding sequence ATGGTTTCCGTCATCATTCCCGCCTATAACGAAGAAAAGGCGCTGCCTGCGACGCTTCAGGCGCTCGTGGTGCAACCTGGTGACTACGAAGTCATTCTCGTTGACGGCGGGAGCACAGACCGAACAGCGGAGTTGGCTGGCGCGGTCCCCGCGGTGCGCGTGCTCACGGCGCCGAAAGGCCGGGCCTCCCAGATGAATGCCGGAGCTGTCATCGCGCAAGGGGAGTGGCTGCTGTTCCTCCATGCGGATACCCTGTTGCCGTCCGGGGCGATTCAGCGGTTAAACGAGATGGAGTTCGAGACGGCGATCCAGGCCGGTGGATTCATGCATCAGTTTTCTGGTGACGACTGGCGGTTGAAGCTGATCTCACTCTTAGACAACATTCGCTGTATCCGCAGCCGGATTATCTATGGGGACCAAGCACTCTTTGTCCGCCGCGCCTTGTTTGAGCAACTCGGAGGATTCCCCAGCCGGCCGATTCTTGAAGACGTGGCGTTTTGTGAACGCCTGATCACGGTCACCACTCCGCTGCTGCTGTCGCCTCCCGTCGTCACCGATGCGCGTAAGTTTTTGAAGATGGGTGTCTGGAGAAGCTTTCTCCGCGTTCTCCTCATCATCCTCCATGTCGAATTCCGTCTGCCCGTCCTCCCCAGAGCCTTCTTTCAGGATATTCGCTAA
- a CDS encoding ferritin-like domain-containing protein, with translation MLVGPDEKVPIARLLTFLEHGERMANECAQAQAALAPDAPSRRFLLSQARQESAHAFVFRGAIAWLAPKHLGDAPFLPALEAYRKILDDALARQDLLETVLAEQVILEGLGEAILTRIEDGLVKRAAPFGRLRRILLQQEEAHHGFGRRMLERAMADGRIDAVTLSRRAQDYLALTDQMVLALSDLFETIAEDPTAWAQDVRKFLPEWLVEPRAES, from the coding sequence GTGCTGGTAGGCCCCGATGAGAAAGTGCCAATCGCGCGGCTGCTGACGTTTCTTGAGCATGGTGAACGGATGGCGAACGAGTGTGCGCAGGCGCAGGCTGCTTTGGCGCCGGACGCGCCGTCGCGTCGGTTCCTCCTCAGCCAGGCCCGGCAGGAGTCGGCGCATGCGTTCGTGTTTCGGGGGGCCATTGCCTGGCTCGCGCCAAAACATCTGGGCGACGCGCCGTTTCTTCCGGCCTTGGAAGCGTATCGGAAGATACTCGATGATGCATTGGCCCGTCAGGACTTGCTCGAAACCGTCCTGGCCGAGCAGGTCATTCTCGAAGGATTGGGAGAGGCGATTCTCACGCGCATCGAGGACGGGTTGGTGAAACGCGCCGCTCCTTTCGGCCGGCTACGGCGCATCCTGCTGCAGCAAGAAGAAGCCCATCATGGCTTCGGCCGGCGCATGCTGGAACGGGCCATGGCCGATGGTCGTATCGATGCAGTGACCCTGAGCCGCCGTGCCCAAGACTACCTCGCGCTGACCGATCAGATGGTGCTGGCGCTGAGCGATTTATTTGAAACCATCGCCGAAGATCCCACGGCCTGGGCACAGGATGTCCGGAAGTTTCTGCCAGAGTGGCTGGTGGAACCGAGGGCAGAGTCTTAG